One window of the Octopus sinensis linkage group LG3, ASM634580v1, whole genome shotgun sequence genome contains the following:
- the LOC115209516 gene encoding uncharacterized protein LOC115209516: MEQQNCNALAVLARAVHIANKIVKLTKLPNATVYRVYEQFKEKKIDRKEHKTRSDSKRNPKFLAGLKRSIEGNPSPSMTPVAKKSNVIFATVCRALNKNLGMTNYVQQCRHLLTAKAKAIGAEGCPKLLPFIKHQG; this comes from the coding sequence ATGGAACAACAGAATTGTAACGCCCTTGCTGTTTTGGCGCGCGCAGTGCACATTGCCAATAAAATTGTTAAGTTGACGAAACTTCCAAATGCAACAGTTTATCGTGTGTATGAacaatttaaagagaaaaagattgatagaaaagaACACAAGACTCGAAGTGACTCCAAGCGCAATCCAAAATTTCTCGCTGGCCTCAAACGCTCAATTGAAGGCAACCCATCCCCTTCCATGACACCTGTTGCAAAGAAAAGCAATGTGATTTTTGCCACGGTGTGCAGAGCTTTGAACAAGAACCTTGGTATGACTAACTATGTTCAGCAATGCCGTCACCTCCTAACAGCCAAGGCCAAAGCAATCGGAGCCGAGGGATGTCCCAAGCTTCTGCCTTTCATCAAGCATCAAGGTTGA